A genomic segment from Lineus longissimus chromosome 15, tnLinLong1.2, whole genome shotgun sequence encodes:
- the LOC135499641 gene encoding uncharacterized protein LOC135499641: MRNTEAKNFNTKNVRNAEAKNFNTKKMRNAEAKNFNTKKMRNAEAKNFNTKKMRNAEFKNFNAKKMRNAEAKNFKAKKRNTEAKNFNAEKMRNAEAKNFNPKKRNAEVKDFNTEKKRNAEVKNFNPKKRNTEAKNFKAGKMRNAEAKNFTPKKRNAEVKNFSPKKKRNTEAKNFIYKKMRNAEAKNFNAEKMRNAKAKNFNPKKRNAEVKNFNPKKRNAEVKDFNTKKKRNAEAKKFSSKKRNAEAKNVNTKKKWNTDIKKMRAGGSGIIWSSVVLLWLFYGRFISID, encoded by the coding sequence ATGAGGAAcacagaagccaagaacttcaatacCAAGAATGtgaggaacgcagaagccaagaacttcaataccaagaagatgaggaacgcagaagccaagaacttcaataccaagaagatgaggaacgcagaagccaagaacttcaataccaagaagatgaggaacgcagaatTCAAGAACTTCAAcgccaagaagatgaggaacgcagaagccaagaacttcaaagcCAAGAAGAGGAAcacagaagccaagaacttcaacgccgagaagatgaggaacgcagaagccaagaacttcaaccCCAAGAAGAGGAACGCAGAAGTCAAGGACTTCAACACCGAGAAGAAGAGGAACGCAGAAGTCAAGAACTTCAACCCAAAAAAGAGGAACACAGAAGCCAAGAATTTCAAAGCCGggaagatgaggaacgcagaagccaagaacttcaccCCCAAGAAAAGGAACGCAGAAGTCAAGAACTTCAGCCccaagaagaagaggaacacagaagccaagaacttcatctacaagaagatgaggaacgcagaagccaagaacttcaacgccgagaagatgaggaacgcaaaagccaagaacttcaaccCCAAGAAGAGGAACGCAGAAGTCAAGAACTTCAATCCCAAGAAGAGGAACGCAGAAGTCAAGGACTTCAACaccaagaagaagaggaatgCAGAAGCCAAGAAATTCAGCTCAAAGAAGAGgaacgcagaagccaagaacgTCAACACCAAGAAGAAGTGGAACACAGATATCAAGAAAATGAGAGCAGGTGGAAGTGGCATTATCTGGTCATCTGTGGTATTGCTGTGGTTATTTTATGGTCGATTCATCAGTATTGATTGA